The Clarias gariepinus isolate MV-2021 ecotype Netherlands chromosome 20, CGAR_prim_01v2, whole genome shotgun sequence genome includes the window TTCCTAATGAGTCATAGTTGTCATGGTAGTTGTAGTTAACCGCGTCGGTAAGTCTAGATCTGGTCTCACTATCTGTTGTGTGCTTGTAAAGATGAATGCCTCTGGAAGAAAGGAGTCATCGCATGTAGAGCTACTGTAGAATAACCCTAGCCTTatgatttgaataaaaaaagagcaatCTTAGTGCTATTAATACAGATATAATGTAGAGTCGTTTACTCGTTTACAGGATGTTTTCTGTCTAGATtagattattacatttataaactgCGTCACCCAAGGATAGGTCGTCTATATTTTCGAAAgtacatttcattcatttttcagtTCACATCAGATACCTGGACAATccctaaatataaaatatttaatgtgctTCAGGATAGCCAGTCTTCAGTATTTGTCCATCCATACTCTTtatctccttctcctctttaccataaactatataaaatacagtacgGTACAGTAAGATAAGTTACAGCCAAAGTGACTGTTTAAGTATTTACCGACCTGTAGCGCATCTTACTGTCTCAAAGGATTGTAAATGTCACCCTAGAGTCAGCTTTCTACCACTATTGCCCTGTCCACTGTCATTGAGCATTAAACCAGACGCCTACAGAATTAAAAAGCCCTTGAGCAATTCAGGTCGAGTGGTTAAAGATATCCATTAGCGCCTGGAAGATTGTCGCTTCAGTTCCCAAGGCTGCTGGAGAACCACTCTTAGAGCCCTTGAGTAAAAGCCTTCAACTTACGACTTAtacacaagacactttaaaagtaaaaaaaaaaaaaaaaaacatatttttccaTGTTAGCTTTTAAAAGTGCTATGTGGAATAAACACGCGCGAAAAAATGCAAATGTCATGCGAGCTGTAATTTAGGTTCTAACCCAAGGAACAGAAAATGTTTTCCACAGCTTGTGGTTAATTAAATGCAGCTTATAACCGAGTTGAAGACGAATGTAAATTACCTCGGCTGAATATCCGCTCTCACTTTAAATACGCTAATTATTACTGTAGTAATTGCAGATGCTTTCATTTGGATCCGACTAAGCGGCATTAACAAACATAACCCTTACTTTGACACCTTCTGAAAATGGGATTCGaaacacctctctctctttctctctctctctctctctctctgtctctcctttgCAATTTTACTCACTCAAAGCACAATTATGGCCTTTAAGCTAAAGTCTCAAGTTATTAAATCTTCAGCTTTGGCCCAATTTcctctaatctctctctctctctctagcttcATTATGCATGTCTGCAGTGCTTGCATATAAGTGTATTATGTGTTAGTGAGCTTATGTGGCAGGCCTGCTAGCAATGTTCAATCAACAACCTCCACTTCATCCCACTTTTTTTCCAGGTCCACTACAATATccatcattaaaatataaataaataaataaagggtcCTGGAGAGACTGGTATGTGCGTGCACTCCAGCCGCTCTGAGTGCGTTCCTGCTTTTCTTCTCAAGGGGTGGAGATTTTAATCAACCaagaaaatgagaaagaaaagaggCAGAGAGGGTTCTTGGTAAAGCTCCAGTCATTACTAAGCTTCTGAAAATGGGTTCACACATacaggcacacacacgcacacacacacacacacaaaaataccaAGCTAAAATGCCAAGTCAGATCACTGCCACAGCATAAGGTTTTGTTAAATCTACTGTCAGTATAACCGATGGAAATCAAATACAACCCTAGATGCTGACTCATTGCAAATTTACATACAGTTGCAAGAAAATGCATGTGATTTCTTTGGGATTACATGGAGTTTTGCATGAATTGGGGGTAAAATGTGCTCTGAACTTCATCTTATAGTCACAACAATAGAAAAACGCAGTCTGCTTAACTGTCGACGTGTACAAACGTCTCTGAATACATTTTTAGGAAATGTTCtgtgtccctttttttttttttttttttacaaatgaatgCATTAATTGGTAAAAATCTTTACCCTTGACCGACTGTTTTTTATCCGAGGACACGCCGTCGCAGTCGGACCAATGTTTGCTGGGATGGAGCAACAGATACTGACTGAAGTAAGATAATTATGTGGCTTATTCTAAATTAGCACAACATATATTCCCTCTGTTGCATACCATTTTGTTACTAAGCATATGAAAATGATAGAAACGTGTAATAAATCTAGGCGAGGGTGAAAGTAGGGGGTATGGCCTGGTACTGCATGCCATCATTATAAGATTCAATTGTGGTACGCAGTACTAAAAAGATGGGAGAGCAgctgtctggaaaaaaaaacccacattcaaaaaaCCAGTCACAGTAGAACTTTCTTCAAGAAATCCTATCTGCTAACGTTatttcatcttaaacaacactttgtttaGCTTCCAAGTTGTTCTGAATTGCGTCTGAATCGTCTCATTACCGTTAGTTAACATTAGCGCAAGCTTAAGGCTCACCACACTGATTTGTTCATTGATCCtgcgagctacaaagctaacaagCTTCttacacaaggctgaatcccaaatccctctctaacccctgatcagttacactacttggtgtgtggaacaatggATTCTAAACCCTATATAGTGAACTAACTTTCCATTATATGCTATTTGCCTCCAATGGCTTCATTAGCCTCCCCTTTTGGCTACACAGtcctgataaaataaaataaaataaaataaaaaactagaaagcagaagagaagaAAGTATTAGTACTTTAACTCACCCAATTAAATCAATTTTAGTCAATTTGTCTGCTTTATTACTTATAGCTTGTTAAAGTGCTAAGCTAACACACGATAAGATACTAGCTATGTAAGTTGATTTTCATGACAATCCCTACACAGGTCAGTTTGCTACAAATGTTTTTTCCCTAAAAAATGATTTTCttgatttaaaatcttttaccATAGTAAAATAATGTCCTAATAATCATATACCAGGTGCTATAAGGAAACGTTTTCAGGGAAGGTCAGGGTCAGTTCTTTtaccttagttttttttttttttttttttttgtatgttaaaGTTCACGCCTAGTTACAGGATAAGCCTTTACAATATCAGTGTCTAGATCAGGGATGGGCTGACTGTCCTAGCAGGTCGAAGCTTGACATGCTTTTTGGTGTTTGCCTTGTTCTAACAGACCTCATCATGCTGATAAAGAGCTTCCTAATTAGCTGATAAGGTGAATTAGTTGTGACTAAACTGTGCCATATTCGGAGAAAACAACCATCCATTTTCTGCAATGAGCTAGAATTAAtatggttttcttttttctttctttctttttttccatatgTACAGATTAATTCAGAGCTAAACAACCTGCTGTCATTTGCTGTGACTTTTCAGAAACCCACACATAGAGCAATGGGTACATATCTGCAAGTCTGgatgcataaatataaatacaatttatcaCACTTCGCCTTTAATATGATAAGTAGTCTCCCTCTAATGCggtttcagcaaaaaaaaaaaaaaaagagagagagaagaactaAAATCTATGCACCCCAGGATCTACACAGATTTTGTGATCGCCATTTTTGAGGAACACATTGTCGCTGCTCTTGCTACAATCCttctgcacaatattttcaccacACTTAAGGTCCTTTTCACAACTGGCCCAGTTCTGGGACTATTCTGGGTTTGTTTGGAGCAGAGCAGAGCTGCTGCCTATTCCAACACCACTGTTTTCTACAGCATATTcaaatcagtcataacattaaaaccactgaccgCCTCAGGGAACCACATTATTATCTCTTTATAGTGGCATCTACATTGGAACAGTCAATTCTCAAAAGTTGATGTTTTGGAAGCAGAAGAGAACTGGTCAAGCATAAGGAACTGAGCATCTTTAGTGGTCCGTGGAAGAACATTGCATGAGCACCCAGGGCTCACTGATGTGCATGGGGTGTGACAGATAGCCCATCCACAGAACCCTCAGATCCCACAGAACACCTACTGTAATGCAAATTGCTataaaagttaatgctggttaAAATAGAAAGGTGCCAGAAACCACAGTACATGGCAGATTCCTGCGAATGTATAGCTGTAAACCCAACAGAGTACCCATGCTCACCTCTGTCTACCACCATTAGTGGGCATGTAAGTATCAGGTATAGACCATGAAGCAATAGAAGTAGGTGGCATGCTCTTGGACAGCCAGGTGCCTGTGTGTCACTTACCAGACTATACATACCACTTACCTAAATGCTGTTGCAGAACAGCTACACTCGTTTTTTGCAACAGTATTCCCTAATGGCAGTGCCTTCTCTCAGAAAGATGATGCATCCTGTCACAAAAATTGTTCACAAATAGTTTGATAACAATAGTTCAAGGTCAATTGAGTATCCATGGGAGGTTCTGGGCGAACAAGTCTAATCCACGGGGGCCTTAAAGCACTTAAGtgatctgctgctaacatctttatgccagacaccacagcagaccatcatACACTGGGCAGACACAGCATTAAAACCACCACCTGTGTTATATTGTGTAGGTCCTCCTTGTGTAATTAAAACATCTAAGACCAGACGAGGAATCCATGCCCTCTGAAGGCCAAAAAcatgtggccaaaagtatgcagacgtctgaccatcacatccatttGTGGTTTCTCCCAATCCGTTGCCACAAAGGTGAAACCACATGTTAGTCCAGGATGTCTCTGTATGCTGTATTTTTAAGATTTGCCATCATTGCAACTGAGAGGACCAAACCTCTTCCAGAATGATGAAGAGAGGGTGTCATTTACGATTCTGCATGATTTGCCAACCTTGGTGTGGAAGAACAGAGCCtacttttgcattttatttcacataCCCAAAGCAGTCTAGAATGCAACAGTGAAGTTTTGTTCTAATTCTTATATCATATGGccttaataattctttttttttgcttgatcaTAGTCTATGGAGAAATAATTAAGTTTGTACATGGTCACTTGAATAACTAATGCTCGACTATAACATGCTTAATGCCTTCTTAATAACTACTGTCTAGCCACTTACCTTCAGGTAGCAAATGAAGATGAAGGCGAGGGGTGCGACATACTGCAGCAGCAACATGGTGGTTGTGTAGGTAAGCTTGAATTGGCGAGAGGGCCACTGCTCCATACACACCACCTTGCCTCGGTAGTGCTCACGCAAAATGGCAGGCAGCTGCTGCAGGGGTGCATCAGTAGTAATGGAGAAGAGCAGGAAAGGCATGGCGGTGAGCAGAGCCAGACCCCAGCTGAGGGCAACTCCCAGACAGGCGTGCAGCGCACTGGGTCTCCAGCCACGAGGTCGCACGATCAGCTGGTGGCGCTCGACGGCAATCAGCACAAGAGAGAAGATGGAGACAGAGACTGAAGTGCACTGTGCTAGGCTGTTGATCTTGCACATGGCAGCACCGAATGCCCAATGGTCCATTAACGTGTAGGCAAATGTGAATGGCAGACAGACAAGTGCCATCAGCAAGTCTGAGGCTGACAGGTTGGCAATAAGCACGCTAGTGGCGTTGGAGAGTTCACGCTGGCGCCaaatcaaaacaatcaatgccaAATTACCAGTCACTCCCAGCAAGGCTACAGCACTGTAGGCAACAGCAAGGATCACAAATAAGGGCTGGTCGGCATGGCACTCCTCATTGTGGAACGCCGAAAGGTTGGCAAGGGTACAGTTGGGGGAGGAACAGTTTAGGATGGCAAGAGGCGGGACAGGAGGGAGAAGATAAGGGTCAGGCATTGTGGCTTCTCTTCTTAATTGAATTGGACGAAGGCTTTATTCAAAGGTCCTTGTAAACATCATGGCTTTGGAGATAAAGCACCTGGCACtgtcaaagaaaaagaagaagaaaacaaatcatACGAAGAAAACATTTATACCCTGCTCTATTGCATTTGCAAGGTTTCAAACAAAACactcaacattttaaacttaataAGCACAAACACCATTGCATAAAGTCTTTAGGCTGCTTTTCCACCCAATATGTGTATAAATTACTGAAGACAATAATTCGTCATTACTTCATCAGCACTGATGTAAAAAGTCCGACTTTAGGAGCCAGCAGACTCTCAAGCTGGTCTCAGAAaactgaaaaatgtttctgggtTGATGTTAAATATTGTAGAGAGACTTTATAATTTGGCCTCATTGATGTCAGGGGTATTGATTGTACGACAGGTCCCATTCACGTGCATCACCTGAGTCAGGGTGCAATCCTGTGTAACACAGCAGCATGTCTCCGATGCCAGAATATTGATTTCAGGACATTGAACTGCTGCATTTCTTATATGAAAtccatcatatatatataaatatacatgtgCTTtagtaattatatacagtacaaatattgcagttctccctgtgcttggtgggtttcctccaggtcctctggtttcctctgaCAGCTCAAAGACACGCAGATTTGGTTCtaagtagtgtgtgaataagtgcaTGAGTGCAtcagtgtgtgcgtgcgtgtgtgtgtgtgtgtgtgtccatgtgtgtgatggattggcactccgtCCAGGGTGAACCCTGCCTCAtgttaagcggtatagaaaatgaatgaatgaatgaataaataaataaataaatgaaaaaaaattctaccaAAGAAATTCTTTCTTGATGTTTTTTCCCAGTAGAAATCATAAATTGCCAGGGAACAGGTGTGGTCGAATATTATTTGCAATAAAcaccttttttaatttaatatttggtAAAATATGCAACATTATGGCGGACAGCGGAaacattttgttcttttcaaCTTGCAGAAACTGGGTTTTAATGAAATTAAGGTGCTCCCACTCTTGTAATTGGGAGTGGCATATTCAGGAACATTAGTTATAGTGTGGGCTGCTTAGGTAAGTAATTATGAGTCGTACTTTATCACGCGTGATTTTAAAGCCAGAAGTCAGAATATGAATTGCGTTCTCGAGGTAACAAACGCACCAGCGACATCTCTTTTACCTCTGTCACTGTCGCTTTCACGCACGCGTATGCGTTTCACAAAGATTCCGTCAGCGGATGGTGAAACTGACAGCACTATTTTGCCTGTCCACAAGCCTGCCATTAGTCTATAAGCATGGGCTGAAAAACTGAGCAGCTTATGTTCTTTTCAAAGGCCATTCCCTAGACAGTAACGTTCTAAGAAGTGGCCTTAACAGAGGCCGACTATTAAGGTAATTGAAAGCTCTCGCAGGCAAAGTCCATTAAATGTCATGTTAGAATGAGTCTCGAAGATGTCAAGTAGAATATTTTTAagttgttttcctttttcttttaactcgAAGAGCCGTGTCCTGAACCAGCGCCAGAATGCTGGTGCCAGTCATCTGTGACAgagacaagcacacacacaccgacacacagaGAGGGaatgataaagagagagagagagagagagagagagagagcacttacAGGCTTTATTACTAATAGAAGAAATTAGTGCCAATATTTGCTGTATGTTATTAGCCTCACATGATGATATATGGACTAGTTTGTGGTTTATATTACGTGTCATGAATTATTTTACCAGATACTACAGTGTATGCGTCACATTCTCATTCTGAAGACTTTATATAATTTCATGAAGTGATAAAATCATGAAGGCAACAAAAACTAGATTCACTTAATCTGCCTTAAAATGCTGAAAAATATCTAAATTCCAGTCTGTGGAAATTCCCAGAATTTGAATGCATATGACATAAGTGGTTCAAAGAATAGCTCATTAATAATAGAATAACACAAAGAGCCAAAAATAGTTGTCTTACAAGCAAGAAAATTCCGGTGATGTGACCTTCTACGTCCTCCTGCTCTTAATATCTCGCTCGCACTCGTCATGAATCATCGCGGAGCTGGCTCTTAGCAAGGCCACCGGTTCACAGCAGGGCTGTTAACATTATAAGCACCTCCAAGTGCAACCTGTCTGATTACATTTGACAAGGAAACACAGTTTCATgcaattcattcatttaatatgTCATACGATATGTTCTTCTTTATTAAGTTAATGTCGTTAAATGAGCAAATTTACATATCACGTTAAAAAAGCTGGTTGGTCAAAATCATTATTTAGTTGATGTTTGGAGTGGACACACTCGCTGCAGGAAACTATTTTAATGCAAGAATGAAATCTTATATGCAAATTCGATGAAAGCGGGAAAAGAAAAAGTCTGTGGAAAAGTTTGACCATCCTTCCTGTTATAAAGTCTCAGAACTTAATTATCTTGATAGGCCCTAATTGACTTGTTAGGATTTGTTACTCGAATTAAAAATTAGCATTAGGAATTGGCAGCTGATGACATTTCCGGATCATAGTTAAATCTTTGGCTCTTCAAACCAAACAGGATCTGGGAATTAATCTCATTTTGATGGCCTACAATGCAGAGGCAGGGTATAAAAAAGGATATCAAAAATCTCATTTCCACTGTCTGAAATGCCATTAAGAAATGGAAGTTAAGGGGAACTGTGAACGGCGATGCAACATCCGGGAGATCAAGCCAATATTTAGATTGAGTTGCCTATAATCGTGCAagaaaggtaaataaaaaaaataagcatagttttttctatatatttcaGCAAGCACCTACAGCAAGGTATAGCTGGCACAGGAGCAATGCTTGCATAAACATGATCTGCATGGGAGAGTCATCAGAATGACATCTTACCTGGGATTGATTCAGAAAAGTGAACAACTGATGTATGCCATACAACAACTAGATGAGTCAGAAGCATTTTGGAAACAAAAAGCAATCACTAAATAACTTGTTTTTGTGGGGGAAAAAGTGCATGACTCCTTTCCACCTGTTAAGCATGAGCTGAATCTATTATGCTTTAAATTTGTGTGACGGTAAATGACACAAGGAACACTACACAGGTAAATATCATCCCATTATGGACACAAATGTCTcggtctataaaaaaaaagaactgacgCTGGCtataaattatttcaataaaCGCAGGCTGACCTTTACAGAATGGCCCTTACAGTCCCTTGACATCGctgaatatttgtttgtagatCTTAATTACGCCATGCATGCAAGAGGGCCTGGGAATATCTCAGATAAACAGTActagaaataagaaataataaaaaaaaaaaaaacaggatagaCAGATCAGTCGCTGGCTACGAAAAGCATTTGCAagctgtgtactgtatgcatcaTGGGAGGTGTTAGTCGAGTGTCTAAACATTTGCTAAtgttataagtgtgtgtatataaggtAACCCTGGATTAACATTTCTAGCAAATAATTTGCAGTAGAAGTttagaaaaaattatatttttatgattattattttttttttaataccttggtaaattaaataaactgttaCTGATTCCTAATAATATAATGATACCGTGTGCCGGAAGAGGGATGACAGACCCAGAGACGAAAACACACAAAGATCAAGACAAACCAGCAACATCTGAGTCATTGATTAGAGACAAAGACGTACAAGGAAAGAAGGATGAAAGGCCAAATCTGGAATAATGAATACAGGCACggataagagagagaaaaaggaaaagaaggagagtgtgtttaagagagaaaagagatgactggtgagctatggACGGAGCTGAAGAGAGCTGAAGCTAGTGCAAATACAGTAGGTCTCACTCAAAGCCTCATTTTAGCTCTAAATGCACTGGGCTCTTAGAAGCTATGGATTTTTTCCTGGCTTATCTTTAATCACACTTTGCttcaaacctgtgtgtgtgtatgtgtgtgtctctctaccacattatattttttgagAGGCCAGCTTAAGGCAATATTTAAGCCTAGTGATTTACAGTTATATgttatattctctctctctttctctctatctctctccacACACCCAACGTTCATAAGCTCCACAAAGCCATGACCATTCTTCTCCTGACTCATTGAcacaaaattaactttttattttttttattttttccccacaagATGTTTATAGTCCACAATAAGCACGGGTCCTAATGCAGCACTAAACAACTGAACCCATATTTCATTTTGTCATAATGGGCGAGAATATCCTGAAGGTGTAGGGCGGTTTCAGCTCCACCTGCGTAATATCAAGCGCAGCTACAGTAGTGCCAGCATGAGCTACTGGATCTGGTGAAAAGGTGAAAAGTTCAGATATACTCGGATGCAATCCCTCACGTACTGTACAGCACAACAATATCGCTGGCTTTATATCTGTATAccattttataaacaaaagaaaaaacatcttcagTTGTGCATGTGCTCTCTGCTGCTCCAGATTCCTTTTCTTGACTGACATGAATAAAAAACTGACTTATGATTAGAGGTGTTATTGAATGAATCATGGTTGTACAGATATTTCAGTTACCGCAGACCAGCTCAAACCACTCACTCATTATTCatactgttttattctgtatatggTGGCTTGAAGTCTATTCCAGGATCACCCTGAGGTACACCCTAAATGGATTGCCAATccatacacacatatttacacactcacatgctcattcacacactacgggcaatttgggaacgccagttaccTTAACCTGCATGTGTGAGGGAACCGAAGAAGAAAGCAaccaagcagggggagaacatgcaaactccattatgtgaggtgggaatcgaaccctcaaccccaCTGAGCCAGCGTGCCGCCCAGCTCGAACCAGCCCGttaactttttttccctctgatcTCTTTCATCAACAACCTGGTGTTTCCAGGTTTTCAGGTCTGCTGCTGCTCAGTGCTGCCCCCCAccctttttgtgtgtttgtgtgtgaaaagaattaaataaaatccctGTCTGTTACCAACAACGGTGCCAGAAAAGGCAGAGAAGAAACTCTATATCAACTCATCATTCATTGGATTGCCTACAGAGCTCATAACTATTGGAACATTCACCGCCTTTTTTAGTGTTGGAGAACAAATCAAGGAAGACTTTGCTTGGTTGCATAAGTATTCCCTTGTTCCAGagtcaatatatttttttgcatgactAAATACATTctcatatatacaatatatatatatatatatatatatatatatatatatatatatatatgagaatgTATTCAGTCATGCAAAAcaatatgattttattatttatatataaataataaaatcatattgttttgcatatatatatatatatatatatatatatatatatatagcctatgtatatatatttattattattattattattattattattatgcatatcACATGTGCGCACAAACAGGTCAAAGTACGGCACACTTTACACACCTGCCATAATTCATGTCCTCGGAAATACCAAGCGTTTCCCCTCACACTCCTTTAAAGTCCTGATCTTTTCCTTCCCTTCTTTATTCTTTTCTGTCCATAAAGACCCCTATATAAATGATGTGAATTCGAGTCCCTTTGTGCCTCGAGCGCGCTCGAGCCCTTCAGCATCAGACTTTCCCGCTTTATCTCTCCGAgaagaaacagacagagagcgCGTGCTGAAATGAAACGCATGACTTACCTCACCTGCGCAGTCACGCAGCCGCTGCAGTCTGAGAGCGTGCACACTGCTGCCAACACTTTCTATAACGCACTAGACTCCAActccaacccacacacacacacacacacacggtcagggtgacacacacgcacgcgcgcatCACGCACGCATCCTCCTCAAAGACTCTTCAGAGCTCAGAAtgtcacctctctctctctctctctctctgtctctgtctctgcgCGCGTGTGCGTTCAGGCGCGCGTCTTTCTGTGCGTCCACGCGCGTGCATGTGTTGTGTTCACGCGCCCCTGTGCGTTCCACAGGGCAGATGAAGTCGTAGCTGGGGACAGTGAGTCGTGAGTCGTGGTAATGCAAGCCAGAGCTCGTCCCTAGTGCTTGCATGGgctaatagaataaaaaaaattccttggTGCATGGGCCCACAAGGTTTGAGTCAGCCTAAACTTTGGAATTGTGTTGCTCACTCacttcatcatctatactgtttTATCCCAAGACACTTAGGGCACTAGGTACACAGTGCCAATcaacacacttatttacacactacaggcgtTTTGGACATGTCTTTgcactatgggaggaaaccagtgtatccagaggaaacccaccaaacacggtaAGAACACGCTAACTCCATACAAACAGACCTGAAGCAGAACTTGAACCCCTGTGCCACCCATCTACTTGTTACCCAGCACATCAGGCAATGGATACACCCCATGCTAGAAATATATCCGTCGTTTCCGTGGCTGCTACATACAGGGTGAAGGACAAATGGATgtcctgggttttttttttccaagaaataaaaatcctgGGGCTAGATCGCGGGTTTGAGTTAGCCAAAAATTTGGAATTGTGTTACTCACTCAATCAtctatcgtctataccgctttatcctgtaaacaAGCCCGCAGTgggcctggaccctatcccaggagacgtagGGCACAAGACACACAGGGTAAACCTTCAACATTGTGTCAATCCACACTCTTATTTACAAACTATAGGCAGTTTGGGAGTACCAATCAACCAACCTTACTTACAGGGTCGGCCACTTGGGGTAAAGAACCTTACTCAAGGGTTCAGGGCTCAAACTACTGTAGGGCTCCTCCTGAttagtagtccaacacctttaCCACCGAGCCACCCCTTTGCCCCAGAATGTGTTATAAGTAATAGAAAGGGAGTAATAGGAACACTATATATCAATGAAGAAGCCTTTGTCACATAAACATTATAGCATAGTAAAATATGTTTCCTTGCATATCCCAAATTGTAAGGACTGtgagtcagccatgatacagcacccctggagtaGAGAGGGATTAGTGCCTTGCTCATTGCAAATAAGTGGCAGATTGGCAATACTGGAGCTTAAACACTGATCTTCTGATCTGGAATCCAGAGGCTATTACTGATTATAACTGATGTTAAAACACAATGTTCCTCATATAGTGGCTGGTAAGTATTTATTCGCAGTTGAAGGGCCAACTGCAAACTACTGTGTACTTTTTTCTTGTGGGAGTGTTGGCAGCATCAAGAACGCAtcttttgtactttttgtaAGTTTGGTATGAGAAAAAGCCTTAAGATCCACTGATCCATCATTAAAGCCCTGCTCTAAAAGCTAATTAAAGGAACATCACACACCATTGCAGTTAAAAGACACATAATAGAGGTACAAAAGATTCCCAATGGATAATACCAGCCCAGTGACAAGGAAGGGGTCATTTTGGTTTCATTATCTTAGAGAGTGCCAGCTAGGAGCACTTTCATGTACTTTTTTCAAAATTGTGTTTGAAACAGCACATCAGTAACGTATCCAGCTTGTCAGCATGAACACATTACCATAACTGTACCATGCATGCTCTGGATACCGCCAGCTGCATGGCAGAAATCTGTCAGGAAAGCGAGTGTATAGATTTCCTGTCATAAACAGTTAGAGCCCTATACCTATGCATGCATAGTTGAGGGATTTCCCATTGTTAAAAATTACTTCTCTGTACTGAGAGCGTGCCTGGTTAAGTGTCAATATCTGCAACTCTAAATGTCAGTGAACATCAGGATTCACACAATGCGAACTGTCACATCCTGTCTGGTCTGAGGACACTCCGTCTCATTCATTGATTCAAGGTCAGTCTTATTAACGGAGGTGCTTTATGGCGCCATACTCCAAGTTAAATAATTACTCGAGACATCACGacgtgtctgtgcgtgtgtgtttatctgCCGTATACAGACGTATTCAACATCTGCTAAGCCTGTCTTTATCA containing:
- the npy1r gene encoding neuropeptide Y receptor type 1; protein product: MPDPYLLPPVPPLAILNCSSPNCTLANLSAFHNEECHADQPLFVILAVAYSAVALLGVTGNLALIVLIWRQRELSNATSVLIANLSASDLLMALVCLPFTFAYTLMDHWAFGAAMCKINSLAQCTSVSVSIFSLVLIAVERHQLIVRPRGWRPSALHACLGVALSWGLALLTAMPFLLFSITTDAPLQQLPAILREHYRGKVVCMEQWPSRQFKLTYTTTMLLLQYVAPLAFIFICYLKIYVRLRQRKSAMERMRENKYRSHETKRINVMLFSIVVAFAICWLPLNVFNAVVDWNHEVTMNCTHNPLFLLCHLTAMCSICINPIFYGFLNRNFQRDMQSFRLCKRLSTREEEYDTVAMSTIHSDLSKTSLKLSSADI